ACAGTAACATCGCGGAATTGAAGCGTGCCTTTCAAAGGATAGAGTGTTCCGTCTTCCAAGAGCAGCTTGACTTTTCTCCGGTCTTTTCCGTTGCAGCTGAGGCGGCCGTCCTCCAGGCGTTGCTTCAATCGCAACATATCGGCGGTGGATTGGGGCACGTTCACGTAAACGGGGTCCAGTTGTTGGATGGTGGCGAGAGGAACGGGCTGATAGGCCGTCACGATGGCGCCCTCTGTCACGTTGGATCTGCCGATGCGGCCGGAGATAGGTGCGGTGATCTTTGTGTAGCCCAAATTGATACGGACCGTCTCCACTGCCGCTTCTGCCTGCTGGATGGCTGCCTCGGCTACAGCCACTGCCTCCCGGTCGCTCTCCAGCTGCGCCTCGGCGGCCCGCAGCGTTGCCTCGGCCACATTGGCATTGGTTACAGCCTGGTCTCGCTGGCTGGTGGAGACCGCTCTGACCTTAAACGCATCCTCGAATCGCCGGCGATTTGTCCTGGCAAGCTCCAGGATGGCCCGCTGCCGAGTGACGCCGGCGATGCCCGCTTCCAGCGCGGCCCGCGCCCGGTCGGCTGACTTCCGCATTACAGCGAGGTTCGCCGTTGCATTGTCGAGCGCCACCTGAAAGGGAGCGGGATCAATCTGGTAGAGCACCTGCCCTGCCTTGACATCGGAGCCTTCCATAAACAGGCGTTTCTGTATAAGGCCGCTGACCTGGGGCCGGATCTGGGCAATACGGAAGGCAGCCGTGCGGCCCGGCAGTTCAGTGGTCAGCACCACCTTCTGCGGCTTGACCGTCACTATGGCCACTTCCGGGACAGGGGGAGGCGGCTGGGATTGCGTCGACTGGTCGCAACCTCCAAGCAAAAGACCGCCTAACATGGCCACAAGAACCACAATACATCTAAAGGGTTTATAAACTGTTCCATTGAGTTGCATTAAACTTCTCCTGATAAAAATGATATAAAATAAATTTCCAAAATCCCACGGATAATCACGGATCAACCAACCCTTTTAAGAGAATATTCAGGATAACGTCCGGATCTTCCGGATAAGGGTGCCGATCAGGCGCTTCAAGCCAGAGTAAAAGAAAGGCGCTGGTAAGGCTATCAATTGCTACCGCCAGATAATATGGGTCAAGTATTTTCTTGAAGAGCCTCTTCTTTATCCCGGAGTTGAATACAGAGGCGAGGTTCTTAAGGAACTCCTCGTACATCTCCTGTATTTCTGTATCGAGCCCTGCCTTGATATTGAAGCTTGCCCCCCTGGTTTCCGCAAAATAGAGGCGTATCATGGATACGTTGGCTGTGAAAACTTCGCCCTTGGCCCTGATGTAATTACGGATTTTTTCAATCTCGTTAACCGGTTCTTCGATCGCCCGTGTAAGTGTGCTATGGAACTTCTCGGCCTGCTCCATAACCAATGCCTTGTATAGAGCTTCCTTGTTTTCAAAAAATTTATACAGGGTTCCAATGGCAAACTCGGCCTTCTCAGCGATCTCATGCATAGAGACGTTGTGATAGCCTTTTTCCGAAAAGAGATCGAGTGCAGCAGAAAATATCTCATCTCTACGTGCTATCTTTTCTCTTTCTCGTCGAGGCAATCGTTTTTGGTCCATTTTTAGCCCCCATTTTTATTCCTAACAGGAGATATTTATCAAATATTAGAACAAGACGTCGCATTATATAATAAATCGTCACGTTGTCAAGAAAAATCTTATAAAAAATTTAAAAAAGGAGAAATAAGTGGTAGTCAACAACACCATCGTGCTCATCGACTATACCAACAGGCTGCACCAGCTAGGGATGCACTTACGTGATGCAATCATCGCTGCTGGATGCACCCGTTTGAGACCTGTCCTTTTGACAGCGGCAACAACAATCCTCGGTCTTTTGCCCATGGTCACCGGCATCGCCTACAATTTTCATAAGATGGAAATCTCCTGGGTCAGTGAGTCGAGCCAGTGGTGGAGTTCCATGGCCAGCGCTGTCATCTTTGGCCTGGCCCTGGCCACAGTCTTGACCCTGGTCGTTGTTCCAACTCTCTATGCACTGATCTATACCACAACTCGAGCCACCGAGCGTGGCGTCAAACGTATCCACCGAGCCTACTGGGCCCCTTTCTATCGTATAACAGGCACTACTTCTGAGGAAGAAAAACAGCTTTGACCATCTGGCTGAAGTAAAGAACAAGAATGTACCTTCTGGTTATAGGTCAAAGCAAAATCCTACGCAAGATACAGCTGGCTAATAATATAACCTGTGTTATTATGAATACAGTAATACAACCAAGGGAATTAAATCTGGGCACAGTTCAGAAATTAACTATTTGACGGTTTAAATGTAAAATGATAGTTTTTTAGTTAACATTAATGATTGATTTAGA
Above is a genomic segment from Deltaproteobacteria bacterium containing:
- a CDS encoding efflux RND transporter periplasmic adaptor subunit, with translation MQLNGTVYKPFRCIVVLVAMLGGLLLGGCDQSTQSQPPPPVPEVAIVTVKPQKVVLTTELPGRTAAFRIAQIRPQVSGLIQKRLFMEGSDVKAGQVLYQIDPAPFQVALDNATANLAVMRKSADRARAALEAGIAGVTRQRAILELARTNRRRFEDAFKVRAVSTSQRDQAVTNANVAEATLRAAEAQLESDREAVAVAEAAIQQAEAAVETVRINLGYTKITAPISGRIGRSNVTEGAIVTAYQPVPLATIQQLDPVYVNVPQSTADMLRLKQRLEDGRLSCNGKDRRKVKLLLEDGTLYPLKGTLQFRDVTVDPTTGSVILRIVFPNPDHVLLPNMFIWAVVQECIAEQAILVPQQGVARDRKGNPFVLIVDAESKVGQRMLTLDRAIGDKWLVSSGLAPGDRVIVEGLQRVRPGMPVKVVPFSEGKTMHGSEARPNVPAQKRTDGGA
- a CDS encoding TetR/AcrR family transcriptional regulator — protein: MDQKRLPRREREKIARRDEIFSAALDLFSEKGYHNVSMHEIAEKAEFAIGTLYKFFENKEALYKALVMEQAEKFHSTLTRAIEEPVNEIEKIRNYIRAKGEVFTANVSMIRLYFAETRGASFNIKAGLDTEIQEMYEEFLKNLASVFNSGIKKRLFKKILDPYYLAVAIDSLTSAFLLLWLEAPDRHPYPEDPDVILNILLKGLVDP
- a CDS encoding efflux RND transporter permease subunit is translated as MVVNNTIVLIDYTNRLHQLGMHLRDAIIAAGCTRLRPVLLTAATTILGLLPMVTGIAYNFHKMEISWVSESSQWWSSMASAVIFGLALATVLTLVVVPTLYALIYTTTRATERGVKRIHRAYWAPFYRITGTTSEEEKQL